In Ursus arctos isolate Adak ecotype North America unplaced genomic scaffold, UrsArc2.0 scaffold_2, whole genome shotgun sequence, the genomic stretch CACTTCGGCCCCAGGGAACCCCAGAGTGCAGGACTCTCCAGGAGGAGGATTTTTATCATTCCAGCCCTTCCGGGCTTTGGCCTCAGGCCTCCCTGCCTGGCCAGGCCCACCATTGCCCATACCGCCATAGGGACCAGCCCTGTGCACCTGTCCCCACCAGCCAGGGCTTTGGGAACAGAGCTGAAGTGGAAGGCAGCCGCTCGCAACAGCATGCCCGGCCTTGTCAGTGCTGCCTCTGCTGCATTTGCAATAAAATCCGCTGAGCGCTGGAGGGAGCCAGTGCCCGGTGTCTGGTGTCTGGTGTCTGGCTTCGGCAGCGGAGCCCAGAAGGTGCtcgggagggggggcggggatggggctACCCTGCCCCAGGCCTTTATTGGCGAAAATGCTGGGGGTCACTTGGTCTTGTTCTTGCCTTTGCTGGAAGGTGGCTGGAAGGGCCGCTCTAGTGTGGCCAGCTTGCTGCTGAGCCTTTCCTCGCTGGCCTGGAGCCGCTCCTCCATCAGCTGTTGGAGCTGCCTCAGTTCCTTGTTCATCTGGGTCCTGATGTAGGCTTGCAGGGTGGAGACCTGGCCTGCCGGGGCAGGGAAGAAGGGGCGGGTCAGCAGAGATGCTGTGGGGCGACCGGTGGCCGTGTAGCTTCAGTTCAGGGAAGGCCAGCTAACCCTTCtgtggagagaggtggggggactgGCCAGGCTGGACTCTCTGGGTTGCCAATCAGCAGATAAGTGACCTCACACAGGTGATTTCATCTTTGCATACCTTGGTTTCCCCCTGCGTACTGTGTAGATAGTGACAGCACCTAGTGCCTAGGCCTGAAGGAAGATGCAATGTCAAATGCTTAAAACAGGGCCTGCCTGGCACCATAGTATTGCCAAATATGTGCTGGCTGGCAttggttttttatatttttaaaaaatattattttagagagagagagtgcgcgcacacacacatgcgtgctcaagcaggagggacagagggagagagagtcccaagcagactccgtgaaGAACATGGAGCCTGAGACATGGCtcactctcaggaccctgagctcaggacctaagctaaaaccaagagttggccgcttaatccactgtgccacccaggtgcccccccatcaCTGGTTTTATCACGATCCTTTCCTGGAGCTCCTGCCTCACCCCCAGCAGCTGCACTCTTACTGCCTGTTTGTCACCTTGGATTTCTGCATAAGGAATCATTTGGAGAAAGGACACTGTGCCTAAAACAGACCTGAAGTCCTGATGCGGTCTAAACCCTTTATTTTACAGCTGCCCAAAGTCACGGGGGTCCCTAACCCATCCTCACTTGGCTCTGGCTGTGGCTCTGGTGGGACCACTGTTTCTGGTTCCTCCTGTGGGGTGACTGCCTGCTCCTCCGCCTCCTCGCCACCTTTCTCTGCAGGCCAGAAGCAAGAAGAGGCTTCagcaccagccccagccccagccccagccccagccttctcccTTACCTGTCTCGTCCTCTGGCCAGAGCTTGGGTGGCTGTAGCCCCACGTAAGTCAAAGATAGATCCAGCCGCacctgggaagagggaggagaagagaagctGAGAGGAGGACATCTGCACTGAGCGAAAGGGGGAGATGAAGGGAGGCCTCCGTACCTGGGGTGTGAAAACATATTTGTAGAGCTTGAAGTGGCGGAAGTAGGTGTTGACCACGTAATCTGCCAGGGCCAGCAGCTGTTCCTCCCTAAAGAGGTTGATGCTGAAGGGGGGCCGCTGTGGGGATGATTGGGAGTTAGAGGACTGACCCTTCCAGGAACCCTGACCTTTTCTCCAAGTGCCCAGCCATCTAGGAGCAGGGAGAGCCCCTTCCGCCTTCAAGGCAAGATGAGGGTGATGAGTGTGAGGACAGGAGACTGGGCTAGACCTTATCTGTGGGAGACTGAAGATCCCGTTCCAGGGGAACTGACCCTGACTCCATGGCGAAAAAGGACACTGGTGAAGTAGCGGTAACATTCCTCCACGTTGCCCAAGGGGGTTGCTGGGAGGGAAAGCAAGATGTGACAAGTGAGTCCCCTCCCGGATAATCATTCATTTCACTCACCAGCTACTTATCACTCACCAGCTACATAGCTTTGGAAGTGAACAGATCTAAGTTTAAGTCGTTCCTTGTTTCATTAACTCACTCAACAGATAGTACCCACAatgcactgttctaggcactgaacAAGACGAGGTCCTGCCCTTAAGTGACATGTGATAAAACAAGAAATTTTTCAGCTCTTGTTAAACATTCTGCAGGAAATCAGGTCCAGGAATAGAGTGGGAGGTGGTGGAGGAGCTATTGAGCACTGTCTTTATGTTGATGGATATCACCTACACTATTCCTCAGGACAATCTCATAAAGTTGGTGCTGTCTCTAAGGAAATGGATGGTTTCGTCACTTGTGTGCGGTAATACTGCTTGTAATGACAGAACGAATACTGCTTCCCGTGGTCACTTGTGCCATCCCAGCCTCCACTGTCCCCTGGGCTCAAACCCTTTGGTAGCTGCCTCCTCTCACCAACACAAGCCTTGTGAAGATCTTGGAGCAGGGCACAAGCTGTCGATGTCTGTTCCAGTGAGAAGCCCTGCTGGCGGCAGAAGATGAGTGCGTGGGAGAAGAGGTCCAGGGTGATGGCATCCCGCAGGCTTTGCTCAGGACAGCTTAGCCCCAAGAGCTCAGCTAGCACCCttgggagggagacaggaaggaaggactgAGCCAGGCCCCCTTCACCACCCCACACTGGCACACCACGTGCTCTGGAGCCGGGCATTCACAccttcccagcccagcccccttaGTCTTCCCCGG encodes the following:
- the CFAP119 gene encoding cilia- and flagella-associated protein 119 — its product is MIRQKSSQFMALKTQSELEQLSELQREPQGDLSSVDGSVTRMVTGVLTESRTAASVEADEDPAAKLFPPPLPQPRICMWKYLDIHSMHRLEKTANTEEMREVLAELLGLSCPEQSLRDAITLDLFSHALIFCRQQGFSLEQTSTACALLQDLHKACVATPLGNVEECYRYFTSVLFRHGVRRPPFSINLFREEQLLALADYVVNTYFRHFKLYKYVFTPQVRLDLSLTYVGLQPPKLWPEDETEKGGEEAEEQAVTPQEEPETVVPPEPQPEPSQVSTLQAYIRTQMNKELRQLQQLMEERLQASEERLSSKLATLERPFQPPSSKGKNKTK